In a genomic window of Phacochoerus africanus isolate WHEZ1 chromosome 6, ROS_Pafr_v1, whole genome shotgun sequence:
- the KCNB2 gene encoding potassium voltage-gated channel subfamily B member 2, translated as MDEFGQPNDNPQLAHVEAVCIAWFTMEYLLRFLSSPNKWKFFKGPLNVIDLLAILPYYVTIFLTESNKSVLQFQNVRRVVQIFRIMRILRILKLARHSTGLQSLGFTLRRSYNELGLLILFLAMGIMIFSSLVFFAEKDEDATKFTSIPASFWWATITMTTVGYGDIYPKTLLGKIVGGLCCIAGVLVIALPIPIIVNNFSEFYKEQKRQEKAIKRREALERAKRNGSIVSMNLKDAFARSMELIDVAVEKTGESANTKDSADDNHLSPSRWKWARKALSETSSNKSYENKYQEVSQKDSHEQLNNTSSSSPQHLSAQKLEMLYNEITKTQPHPPPNPNSQVQPERPSAYEEEIEMEEVVCPQEQLAVAQTEAIVDMKSTSSIDSFTSCATDFTETERSPLPPPSASHLQMKFPPDLTGMEEHQRARAPPFLTLTREKGSAAREATSEYAPIDITVNLDTGGSQSGPHGPLQSDSASESPKSSLKGSNPLKSRSLKVNFKDSRGGAPQTPPSTARPLPVTTADFPMGAPQLISTILLEETPSQGDRPLLGAEVPPHCQGPSKGLTPRFPKQKHFAFSSRERRSFTEIDTGEDDDFLELQGTPRQDKQADSSPNCFADKPSDGRDPLRQEASVGSSPPRDTSHNCRQDIYQAVAEVKKDNSQEGCKMENHLFAPEIHSNPGDTGYCPTRETSM; from the coding sequence ATGGATGAGTTCGGACAGCCCAACGACAACCCCCAGTTAGCACACGTGGAGGCCGTGTGTATTGCCTGGTTTACCATGGAGTACCTCTTACGGTTCCTGTCCTCACCAAATAAATGGAAGTTCTTTAAAGGCCCACTGAACGTTATCGACTTGCTGGCCATCTTGCCCTATTATGTCACCATTTTCCTCACGGAGTCCAACAAGAGTGTGCTGCAGTTCCAGAACGTGAGGCGGGTGGTTCAGATCTTCCGAATCATGCGAATCCTCAGGATCCTGAAACTTGCCAGACATTCAACGGGCCTGCAGTCTCTGGGCTTCACCCTGAGGCGGAGTTACAACGAATTGGGTTTGTTGATATTGTTTCTGGCCATGGGGATAATGATATTTTCCAGCCTGGTATTTTTTGCCGAGAAGGACGAAGATGCTACCAAGTTCACCAGTATCCCGGCCTCGTTTTGGTGGGCCACCATCACCATGACCACTGTAGGCTATGGGGACATCTACCCAAAAACGTTATTAGGGAAGATCGTGGGGGGCCTGTGCTGTATTGCGGGGGTTCTGGTGATTGCCCTTCCCATCCCAATCATTGTGAACAATTTTTCTGAGTTTTACAAAGAGCAGAAACGCCAGGAGAAGGCCATCAAAAGGAGAGAGGCTCTCGAACGGGccaagagaaatggaagcatCGTTTCTATGAACTTAAAAGATGCCTTTGCTCGAAGTATGGAACTGATAGACGTGGCGGTGGAGAAGACGGGAGAGTCGGCCAACACCAAAGACTCCGCAGATGATAATCACCTCTCTCCAAGCCGGTGGAAGTGGGCCAGGAAAGCTCTGTCAGAAACAAGCTCCAACAAGTCTTACGAGAATAAGTACCAGGAGGTCAGCCAGAAAGACTCCCACGAGCAGCTGAACAACACTTCTTCCTCCAGCCCGCAGCATCTAAGCGCCCAGAAACTGGAGATGCTGTACAACGAAATCACGAAGACGCAGCCTCacccgccccccaaccccaatAGCCAAGTGCAACCCGAGAGGCCGTCTGCGTACGAAGAGGAGATAGAGATGGAGGAGGTGGTCTGCCCGCAGGAGCAGCTGGCCGTGGCGCAGACCGAGGCCATCGTGGACATGAAAAGCACCTCCAGCATCGACAGCTTCACCAGCTGTGCCACCGACTTCACGGAGACCGAGAGGTCGCCCCTGCCACCGCCCTCGGCTTCCCACCTGCAGATGAAGTTCCCCCCCGACCTCACCGGGATGGAAGAGCACCAAAGAGCCAGGGCCCCCCCCTTCCTAACCTTAACCAGAGAGAAGGGGTCCGCGGCCAGGGAGGCCACCTCGGAATACGCTCCAATCGACATAACTGTGAACCTTGACACCGGCGGCTCCCAAAGTGGACCCCACGGCCCTCTGCAGTCGGACAGTGCCTCCGAGAGCCCCAAGAGCTCTCTGAAAGGCAGTAACCCTCTCAAGTCCAGATCGCTCAAGGTGAACTTCAAGGACAGCAGAGGGGGTGCTCCACAGACCCCGCCCAGCACAGCCAGGCCGCTGCCGGTCACCACGGCTGACTTTCCGATGGGCGCCCCGCAGCTCATCAGCACCATCCTCTTAGAAGAAACCCCGTCCCAGGGAGACAGACCCTTGCTGGGCGCCGAGGTTCCGCCACATTGTCAGGGACCCTCCAAAGGGCTGACGCCTCGGTTTCCCAAGCAGAAACACTTTGCTTTCTCGTCGAGAGAGAGGAGGAGCTTCACGGAAATAGACACTGGCGAAGACGATGACTTCTTAGAGCTCCAAGGGACCCCTAGGCAGGACAAACAGGCAGACTCCAGCCCAAACTGCTTTGCAGATAAGCCTAGTGACGGAAGAGACCCTTTAAGACAAGAGGCCTCTGTGGGCTCTTCCCCTCCACGGGACACAAGTCACAACTGTAGGCAAGACATTTACCAGGCTGTGGCGGAAGTAAAAAAGGACAACAGTCAAGAAGGGTGCAAGATGGAAAACCACTTGTTTGCTCCAGAAATTCATTCCAACCCGGGAGACACAGGTTACTGTCCCACACGTGAAACCAGCATGTGA